Part of the Parambassis ranga chromosome 16, fParRan2.1, whole genome shotgun sequence genome, GTTATATTATATAGAATATGCAGTGCAGTACAAACACCAGTGCTGTTGAGAGGCTATGTCAGCTAAAAATCACTAGGGGGCCAGGTAGGCTAACAAACGATGAGTGAATGTGTGAAAGTCAAAAAGCAGTCGCTGTACGGGTGAACACACATGATGACCCTTACATGTAATAATCCTGCTGTatgcagaggaaacagaatAAAGAAATAGAAAGTCAAGACTATAAAACAGCTTATTACTGCTCAGTTTACAGATCTGTGATCTCTGtaataaatattttacattcattttaaataaagtaCATTTGAACTTACAGCCCTACTTGCTACTGTAACTGCAGTTTGTCTGTTCAGAGTGCTTACTCATTATACATTTATACTTTCTGTCAGTGCAAATTTATGCACTCTACCCCCATCTAACTGTACCAGTTCACTATCAGTTCACTTCTGTTTTATCCTTACCAAAGCCTGTTTGATGAGCCATGTTCCAGCGCAGGCCTTAAGGTCTGGTTAAACTTCTGTAATGCTCGCACTGCTTCAAACATAATACACTGACCTCAGCTTGTTTCCAATCCTACTGCAGAGGGCGAGTATGTAAGCGAGGCCCTGCTGGTGCCGGACCGATGCCGTTTTCTCCACCAGGAGCAGATGGATGCCTGCGAGAGTTATGTGTACTGGCACAACATTGCCAAGGAGGTGAGAAGGACAGACAAACTGAAATTACTGTGCTGAAAATGGAGACCTCTGGATTTTAAATGCTGCTTTCTACTGTTTTTGAATAAATGTTTATCCAGGACACTTAAAGGATCTTATGCTGCCAGTGCTAACAATAGCAGAGCAGactagtttgtgtgtgtgagagagagttgtCATTAGTCTGACCTTTCAGAAAAGGATCTCAGAGTTCATGCTCCTACACTCCTCCATGTCACCTCTTGTCAGCTTtctattttaatacattaaaatgTGTAGTCATTGTAATTTCATCTTTTAGTCATCTTatattcaatatatatataatatccaATATTATATCATAATATACACCAGCAATGTCCTATATTACTCTGTCTGTGTTAGGTTTGCACCGCAGACAATCTGGAGCTGCACAGCTACGGCATGCTGCTGCCCTGTGGGGACCATTTCCGAGGTGTTGAATATGTGTGCTGCCCAGGCCGTGGCAGCTCTAGCGgtaaaggagagacagaggagagagacgtCCCTGCTGGTCCTCAGACACTCACATCCCAGACCAGTGGAAAACTCAGCTCTGTGTAAGATGATTCAGCTTAATTACACAGCAGCGATTGTGGTTTGCTTCAGTATTAATAGTCAATGACTCCCCACTTTACCACAGCACCAAAGTGACACCTCCCACTCCAAGCCCCTCTCCTGACACAGATGTAGATGAGGCTGAtatggaagaggaagatgatgaagtggtggaagaagaagaggaggaagaggaagaggaggtggatgaggaggaggcagaagaagaggaggaagaggaggcaatAGCTGTTAAAGATCCAGAGGAGTACGAATACCCTATTGATTCAGGTCCCTACCAGACGTCAGACTATTTGGACTCCTTCTATGATGAGAAAAATCACAAACCCACCACCTCAGTTTCTCTGGTGAAGGACAGCTGTGAgtgctcctttttttctgtccataAAAACTTTGCCCTGTGGTTTTTTAGAGCAAACTCAGCAACTCCTCTTATGTCGGCAACTGCTTGAAAAAGCCCCCTTcccacatgcacaaacacaaagctttCCTATGCTCCTCAAGCATGCATGTAAGAATAGTACATGCACAGACATTTCTCTTTTTTACATATATATCAGGTTTTTATTTGGCGTCTTATTTATTTCAAGTCCAGGTTCCAATCAGTCTACATGTTGTAGGTCAGTCCAGTAAATGGAGTAGTTTACttacaaaactgaaaaaagagaaatttcAGGATGCTAAGTCATGACGTTGATCAGTATCTGTGTATAAAAGTGAGCATTCAGTCCTTCAAAACATTTATCAGTGGGTGCAGGCAAGAACGCTGCTTGATGCTCAGACCTACAGGCGCTGAGAGCCACGAAACATGCAACACAGCGCTGAGAGAAAAGTGTGGCAGAGGTCGTTCTGGTATCTGCAAGGATACTTGCTCTCTAGCTGCTGCAGCCTATATGTGACGCCAACAAcctgtttcctgtcttttcCTTCTAGTGACGACACCTCGGCCCACAGATGGCGTCGATGTGTATTTTGAGAAACCGGTGGATGACACTGAGCATGCCAACTTCCTGCGTGCCAAAACAGACCTGGAGGAGCGCAGAATGAAGCGCATCAATGAGGTGAATTTCACAGGGCTAAGAAAAGGCTAATAGCATGTTGGCTGGCAGGTCGGACTTTTGACAGGTGGCTCATTAATCCAGTCTAATTCAGAAAATGGCAGGGGAGTTGGCCAGAACATGCTTCACCTGCATTCAGGGAAGTGTTGCATATCCCCCTAAAAATGTCTATCATgggttaaaaaatataaaatgtcaaaaatatgtttgaaggcctgtttttctgttaaaacattggtaaaatgtgttttttttgttatatagAGAAGACATGACTTCAGGAATTATAGCATGTTTAGATGTCTTACTGACAAAAATACAGATATATGCAGCAAATAAAGTACATCTGAACAGTCAGCCCTACAGCCACGCCAggtttacgtgtgtgtgtcttcagtcaTTATCTCAAGCTGCCATACAGCTGAGAGATTGTCTGTCTGATTTGGGTTTGGGCTGTGGTATTGTGTACCACCGACACAGTCGGTGTTACTGGCTGGACTGTTATCATCACTGTCAAGTCTGCTCATTTGGCAGCTCCAAATCTTTACATGTGTTGCTAGGTGTGTTATGTTCTTCTAAAACTGGCTAAAGTttagtcagaatcagaatcagtgGAGTTCTCCACACTACACACAAACCCATCAAGTGAGGGTGATACTGGTACAGTAAtacattgatttgttttgtctttatatCCCTCAGATCATGAAGGAATGGGCAGAGGCAGACAACCAGTCAAAAAATCTGCCCAAGTCAGAGCGACAGGCCCTGAATGAGGTACACTCGTGTGTTCATGTGcctcacagttttttttccatttcctgaGATCAGATAAAAAACTAAACTTTCTTTTATCAACTTCCTCATCTTCTCTGTACAAGCACTTccagtctgtgctgcagacgTTGGAGGAACAGGTGGCAGGACAGAGGCAGAGGCTGGTAGAGACTCATCTTGCCAGAGTTGAGGCCATACTCAACAACAACCGGCGCCTGGCCTTGGAGAACTACCTGACTGCCGTACAGTCGGATCCCCCTCAGGTCGGTCGGTCCTGAAGCATGAAAACGCAGCAGATCTTCATTAGATTTAAACATTTTCCTGACTCTGCCATCTCTTATACTTTCAGCCTGAACGTGTGCTGCAGGCCCTGAAGCGGTACATGGCAGCAGAGCAGAAGGACCGCAGACACACTCTGAGGCATTACCAGCACATCGTGGCTGTTGACCCTCAGAAGGCTGAGCAGATGAAATTCCAGGTGTGTctcaagagtgtgtgtgtgtgtgtgatgtactTGCATCAGAAAGTGCTTTTAACGCACACACCTGTGCTTTCAAGATGTGAGGCTCCTTTCTGCTGACCGTGTGAACGGTTGTGAGGAGTTGCTACAGATAACTTAATTATTACTGAAGTACCAGATGTGAAGCAGCTACCACTCTTCTTTTCATTAAAATAAGATCAAAGGCTCTCTCTCCCAACTTCAAAAGCAGCCTTATACACATGAGTtgataaaaaaactaaaaaaaagatctgctggaacttgattttttttaattgtagaTTCACCGAAGGAACCAGTCCACTGCAGATAAGAGCGGCCCCTTTTTTGGCTAAACCCTAAGCAGAatgtatgtttaatattttaggTGTACACACACCTCCATGTGATCGAGGAGAGGATGAACCAGAGTCTTGCACTGCTGTACAAGGATCCAACACTGGCCGAGGAGCTTCACAACGATATTCGTAAGACAGattcgtaaaaaaaaaaatagattctGAATTTATGTGCTGTGTTGAAGTTcctaacatgtttgtgttgctcatGTGTCACCGGTAGAGGAGCTGGTGAAGGCAGAGCGAGGAGACATCAGTGAGCTCATGACCACCTCCTTCTCTGAGACCCGGACTACTGAAGAGCTCTTGCCAGCTGAGAgcgaggaggagaaggatgatgaagaggaagaggagagggccTTCCAGAACAGGCCTTATCCTCCCCACattggtacacacacacacacacacacacacacacaaatatagtGAGATTTAAAACTATGAACTATGTCCGTAAAGGTTAACTGTGATTTGTTTTGCTCCTTTTCACTGTAGAAGTGCCTGCTAATAAGAAAGGTGAGCTAAGACTCGATCAATCCTGGGATTTTACTGTTTACAATAATTGtttcatgtttctttcttttggcTAAACTGCATTTTCGCTTCATCCCTTGTGCCTGCAGAGGATGAATATGATTATACCACATCTGAGAGAGGCCCTACCTATGAATATGAGGAAAAGGTAAGATGATCATTTGAACTTGATTTAAAGGCTGGTAATAGTTCACATTGCCTTCCCTTGCACTGCATTAGACAAAAATATGTTGTACTATGTGTATGTTACATTATACATGATCCCTCTCCACTTAGATTAACACTTCTGCAGAGCTCAAGCAGGCGGTCAAGCCTAATGAGATTGCAAGAGACGAACTGGTACGTTTACAAACATCATGacaacatgttttattattataattattactgtgggatttaaacatttacatttattaacttatcgtttttttttttctccgtaTAGCAACCTGACGCCTTGGAGACTTTTAACCGTGGGGCCATGGTGGGGCTGCTCGTGGTAGCTGTGGCTATTGCCATGGTGATGGTAATCAGCCTGCTGCTCGTGCGCAGGAAGCCATACGGCACTATCAGTCACGGCATTGTCGAGGTACGACTCCAGCTAGACTGTTCATTTAAACCAAGAGCAATCAAAAAGGACGACAACTGTGTTTATTACACAGTCTGTATACGTCACAGAGTAACAAATGTATATACAGTCTTTTTTCATCAGGCTATTATGGAATATTTAAGTAAACATTACTGCTTTTGCAAGTCTACTTGAATACACCATGAGCATTTTAAACGCTATAGTTTTACTACTACTTGAAGTAAAACCTGCCGTTACtgtaaaatacattatattgtatattatatattaccATATTGTAAAGCCGCTGTAGACAGACAGGCGTACTCCTTTCAGATACAAGAATAGATGTTTTGGAGCTTTTTAAAGCTAAATGAGGAGATTGTACAACTCTCACATGTCCTTAATGTGAGTTCAAAGACAGCAGCTGTGATGTCCTGTCATACAGTCTTCCTGTCCTGCATGCTTGCTTTTTTAAAACCCACTTCCTTTCACCGTCATCTTATAGACTTGTTAAGGACACACAGATCTCGCAGTACTCTGTGGGGGTCTCCCAAGCACCAAAGCTGTGGTCGACCCCTATATATCACAGACGGCATCCTGCTTTCTCAACCATTACTCACGCAGTCACTCATATTTATCATATTCTGTGAATAGTTTAGTCGTTTGTGTGGTGGTCCACATTTTTAGTGTGTTATAATtccagcctctgtgtgtctcgCAGCAGGTCGACCCCATGCTCACGCCAGAAGAGCGACAGCTCAGCAAAATGCAGAACCACGGCTACGAGAACCCCACCTACAAATTCTTTGAACAGATGAACTGAGGTAGAGGGGCTGCCAGCAAGTCATGCCTGACAACATGTTTTGTCACCCCCAACCCCACCCTCACCCCCACTCCCCCAACCCCACCCTCACCCCCACTCCCCCAACCCCACCCTCACCCCCACTCCCCCAACCCCTTTTCCTCTCCTACTCTTTCTCCTTACAGTTGTGTCTCCGCTGCACTCCCTTTGATGGATTTGTGATGTGTTACAAATGTATAAGTACGGGGTACATCCCAAACCCATGTGTAAATGACCAACAATAACCTATCATCATTACCAGAATGTGAATAATGAGatacagtaataataaaaaacaaacaaacccctACATCACCTATTGTAATGTAACGATCCTTTGAGGATTGCCACAGCATTTCATAATCCTGAAAGCATTCACCTCATCTCCAGTGGCATGACTTGACCTTGTTCTCCTTACAGCAACCTGAATTTGAACTGTGCATAATGCTTTATAGTATTTATTTTCAGCAGTAGTCTCTTTGTTCAGATTGTACCACAGTTAGATATAATATATCTGTGTAGATGAGTGAGTGACAGCATAGTAATATCAAATCAAACTTCATTAACCAACTAATCACTGAGAAAGACTGACCTCCGTGAGCTACTGTAACACTGGACGATACGTCTAGCGATTAGTAGAGAATGAGGAGGTGTGAGTGTTTGGGACATTTAGGCTATAATTTGAAAAGTGTGCACCAATCGATACAGATCTATGTGCTGCtggtacagaaaaaaacaccctgTTTTTGACTTCTGAAGATCTGCCCTCAATATTATTGTTAATTACCGGGCCAAACCTTTCACTgggtttgttttatttgtaaaaacagAATAATCAGAAGTCCGTTATTTTAACGAAAGCATGATAACTCGGTGTATGATGctcctgtgtttatttgtgttgttcCTGTCATTGCTTTATGAGAAGTGGAGAAATGTCACTGTTCAAAGTGGATACTGTAAATAACGTAAGAAATACATACTTCTAGATGTAGACATTTCTAGGATTAATTTGATGTTATGGaataatgcatttaaaaaaaacaaaaaatagtgCATTGTGCTGTTACGAGAAGGAGAAACATTTTCCTAACATGGCTGATTGAAAAC contains:
- the aplp1 gene encoding amyloid-like protein 1 isoform X2, with the protein product MGHTAIPILMAVLSYCAWKNVEALAMTEVNGPSPPVAEPQIAMFCGRQLLHMNTQTGQWEPDPQGRQGCFKDPSRILSYCQEMYPELSISHVEESKRPATIPAWCKKGWGHCQTHPFIVLPYRCLEGEYVSEALLVPDRCRFLHQEQMDACESYVYWHNIAKEVCTADNLELHSYGMLLPCGDHFRGVEYVCCPGRGSSSGKGETEERDVPAGPQTLTSQTSGKLSSVTKVTPPTPSPSPDTDVDEADMEEEDDEVVEEEEEEEEEEVDEEEAEEEEEEEAIAVKDPEEYEYPIDSGPYQTSDYLDSFYDEKNHKPTTSVSLVKDSLTTPRPTDGVDVYFEKPVDDTEHANFLRAKTDLEERRMKRINEIMKEWAEADNQSKNLPKSERQALNEHFQSVLQTLEEQVAGQRQRLVETHLARVEAILNNNRRLALENYLTAVQSDPPQPERVLQALKRYMAAEQKDRRHTLRHYQHIVAVDPQKAEQMKFQVYTHLHVIEERMNQSLALLYKDPTLAEELHNDIQELVKAERGDISELMTTSFSETRTTEELLPAESEEEKDDEEEEERAFQNRPYPPHIEVPANKKEDEYDYTTSERGPTYEYEEKINTSAELKQAVKPNEIARDELQPDALETFNRGAMVGLLVVAVAIAMVMVISLLLVRRKPYGTISHGIVEVDPMLTPEERQLSKMQNHGYENPTYKFFEQMN
- the aplp1 gene encoding amyloid-like protein 1 isoform X1, with product MGHTAIPILMAVLSYCAWKNVEALAMTEVNGPSPPVAEPQIAMFCGRQLLHMNTQTGQWEPDPQGRQGCFKDPSRILSYCQEMYPELSISHVEESKRPATIPAWCKKGWGHCQTHPFIVLPYRCLEGEYVSEALLVPDRCRFLHQEQMDACESYVYWHNIAKEVCTADNLELHSYGMLLPCGDHFRGVEYVCCPGRGSSSGKGETEERDVPAGPQTLTSQTSGKLSSVTKVTPPTPSPSPDTDVDEADMEEEDDEVVEEEEEEEEEEVDEEEAEEEEEEEAIAVKDPEEYEYPIDSGPYQTSDYLDSFYDEKNHKPTTSVSLVKDSLTTPRPTDGVDVYFEKPVDDTEHANFLRAKTDLEERRMKRINEIMKEWAEADNQSKNLPKSERQALNEHFQSVLQTLEEQVAGQRQRLVETHLARVEAILNNNRRLALENYLTAVQSDPPQPERVLQALKRYMAAEQKDRRHTLRHYQHIVAVDPQKAEQMKFQVYTHLHVIEERMNQSLALLYKDPTLAEELHNDIQELVKAERGDISELMTTSFSETRTTEELLPAESEEEKDDEEEEERAFQNRPYPPHIEVPANKKEDEYDYTTSERGPTYEYEEKINTSAELKQAVKPNEIARDELQPDALETFNRGAMVGLLVVAVAIAMVMVISLLLVRRKPYGTISHGIVEQVDPMLTPEERQLSKMQNHGYENPTYKFFEQMN